GACGTCGGCGCCCTCGCGGGAGGCGGTGACGACCTCGTGGCCCCGCTCGCGCAGGGCGGCGTGGACCGCCCGGCCGAGGGTGCCGCGGGCGCCGACCAGGACGACCTTCTGCTTCGCGTTCATGCCCCCGAGCATCGCGCCACTCCACCGTGCAGTCCAGCTACCTCTGCTTCAGCGATCGTTAAGCTGAACTCATGCTCGACGTGAAACGCATGGTCCTGCTCCGCGACCTCGCCGAGCACGGCCGGGTGACGGCCGTCGCCGACCTGCACGGCGTCACCCCCTCCGCCGTCTCCCAGCAACTGCGCGCCCTGGAGGCCGAGGCCGGGGCCGGCCTCGTCGAACGGGAGGGCCGCGGCCTGCGCCTCACCCCCGCGGGCACGGCGCTGGCCGCCGCCTGCGAACCGGTACTGGCCGCGCTGGAGCGCGCCGAGGCGGCGGTGCGCGCGCTGGACGCGGAGCCGAGCGGGGAGCTGGCCGTCGGGTGCGCGCCGAGCGCCCTGGCCACGGTGGCCGCGCCGCTCGTCGCCGAGCTCGGCCTACGCCACCCGGGGCTGCGGCCGCGCCTCGTGCAGTGCGACCCGGAGGACGCCCTGCCACTGTTGCGCGGGCGCCGGCTGGACCTTGCGGTGACCTACGCCTACCCGCTGCTCGGCGCCCCGCCCGCGCCCGGCACCACCGCCGTGCCGCTCTTCGCCGACCCGCTGTGCCTGGCGCTGCCGGAGGCGCTGCTGCCCGCGTACGAGCGCACGGGGCTCGGCGCCCTGCGGGACCGCGCGTGGGTCTCGGCGCCCGCCCCGAGCAGCTGCCGCGAGATGCTGCTGCACGCCTGCCGGGGCGCCGGTTTCACGCCGTACGTCGCCCACGCCTGCGCGGACCTGCGCTCCGGGCTGGCGCTGGTGGCCACGGGCCGGGCCGTGTCGATCCTGCCGAAGCTGCTGTGCGACGCCCCGCCGCCGGGCGCCGTCGTACGGGAGCTGCCGGGCCCGGGGCGGACCTTCCAGGCCGTGGTCCGGGCGGGCACCGAGGCCCGGCCGGCCGTCGCGGCGACGCTCGCGGCGCTGCGGGTCGTCGTCAGCGGACGGTGAAGCGCACCACCGTCTCCAGGAAGGGGATCTCCAGCAGCGGCTCGGGCTCCATCACCAGCGCGAGCAGCGTGATCGCCACGCCGAGCAGCCCGTACGTGACCATGTCCGTGAAGCGGGAGCGCACCGCGAGCATCCCCACCGACGGCAGCATCCGCCGCATGGCCGAGGCCGCGATCAGGGCGGCGCCGATCACCAGGCAGCCGATCCGCGGGTGCCCCAGGGCCGTGACCAGCAGCCCGGCCGCGGTCGCGGCGAGCACGCTGAGCATCGGCCACTGGCGGGCCGGCGCCGACACGGCCCCGGGGACGGCGCGGCCGCTGCCCTCGGGCCGGGCGGTGTCCCGGGTGACGGAGGGGAAGCGGCGCGACCGCGCGGGCTCCGCGGCCTCCGCCCCGGCCGGATCACCCGACGCGGAACCGGCCGCGGAACCGGGCACGGAACCGGCGGCTCCCTCCGCCGCCCCGGCCCCGGCGGCGCCCTCGCCCGCGGCCCCGGCCGGGCGGCCGCCCGCCGGCTCCGCGCCCGGGTCAGCCCGCACTGGTGGTCCGTTCCGCCGCCTCGACGACGTTGACCAGCAACTGGGCCCGCGTCATCGGGCCGACCCCACCCGGGTTGGGCGAGATCCAGCCGGCCACCTCGGCGACGCCGGGGTGCACGTCCCCGACGATCCTGCCGTTCTCGTCGCGGCTGACGCCGACGTCCAGCACGGCCGCGCCGGGCTTCACGTCCTCCGGCTTCACCAGGTGGGGCACACCGGCCGCGGCGACGACGATGTCCGCCTGGCGCAGCAGCCCGGACAGGTCGCGGGTGCCGGTGTGGCAGAGGGTCACGGTGGCGTTCTCGGACTTGCGGGTCAGCAGCAGGCCGATGGAGCGGCCGACGGTGATGCCGCGGCCGAGCACGACGACGTGCGCGCCGTCGATCTCGACGCCGTGGTGGCGCAGCAGTTCGACGATCCCGTACGGGGTGCAGGGCAGCGGGCCCGGCTCGTTGAGCACCAGCCGGCCGAGGGACATGGGGTGCAGGCCGTCGGCGTCCTTCGCCGGATCCATCAGCTCCAGCACCCGGTTGGTGTCGATGCCCTTGGGGAGAGGGAGTTGGACGATGTAGCCGGTGCATTCGGGGTTGTCGTTGAGCTCGCGCACGACGGCCTCGATGTCCTCCTGGGAGGCGGTCGCGGGCAGTTCGCGCTGGATGGAGGCGATGCCGACCTCGGCGCAGTCCTTGTGCTTGCCGTTGACGTACCAGCGGCTGCCCGGGTCGTCGCCGACCAGCAGGGTGCCGAGTCCGGGGGTGACGCCCCGGGCCTTCAGGGCCGCGACGCGGCCGGTCAGTTCGGACTTGATCGCGGCGGCGGTGGCCTTGCCATCGAGAATCTGGGCAGTCATGGACCCATACTCCCGGATGGAGCGGCCCCGGTTCCACTCGCGGCGTTCACGGCCGTTCACCGGCGTTCGCACTTGGTTGCACTTGCACAACAAGTCACCGGCCGGGCGCGAACCGGCTGGACAAGCCCCGTCCGGTCGGACGACGATGCAGGCACAGAGTGCCGCGGGCAGTGCCGGGGGGCGGACCGCACCAGTGAAGCTCCTCCGTGCGGTGCCGTGCGTCCCCGCACTTCCACGGAGGAACACCCCAAGATGAGCTTCGGCGACCCGAACAACCCGTACGGACAGCAGCCCCAGCAGCCCCAGCCCGGTTACGGCTACCCGCAGCAGGCCCCCCAGGGCGTCCCGCCGCAGGGCGGCTACGGCTACCCGCAGCAGGGCGCGCCCGTCGGCTACCCGGCCGGCCCCGGCGGCTACCCGGGCGGTCCCGTCGAGATGCCGGGCGGCGTCAAGGGCGCGCGCATCATGCTCTTCGTGCTCGGCGGCCTCCAGGCCGTCGGCGCGCTGTTCGCCATCGTCGCCTCGGCCTGGGTCGCCGACATGATCTCCGGCGCCGACACCTCCGACTCGGGCCTCAGCAGCAGCGACACCGACAAGGCCGCCTCCTTCGGCGCCGCCTTCATGATCGGCTTCGGCGTGGTCATCCTGGCGTTCGCGCTGTGGGGCATCCTCACCGCCGTCAAGATCCCCAAGGGCCGCAACGGCATCCGGATCTCTGCCATCGTCTACGCCTCGATCGTGACCCTGTTCAGCCTGCTGAGCCTGCTGACCGCGAACATCTTCGCCCTCTTCAGCCTGGTGCTCGGCATCCTCATCATCGTCTTCCTCGCGAAGAACGAGGGCAGCCGTTACTTCAACCGCCCGCAGTACTAGGCGGCCCGGCGGTCCGGTCCCCCGGGGCTCCGGACCGCCCCGCACACGGCGCAGGCCGCGACCCGCAGTGCGGGTCGCGGCCTGCGCCGTGTGCGGACCGTTCGCCGCGCGCGCGGCGGCCGGGTCAGTGGAAGAAGTGCCGGGTGCCGGTGAAGTACATGGTCACGCCCGCCTTCCGCGCGGCCTCGACCACCTGCTCGTCACGGACCGAACCACCCGGCTGGACGACGGCCTTGATGCCCGCGTCGGTCAGGATCTCCAGCCCGTCGGGGAAGGGGAAGAAGGCGTCGGACGCGGCGTAGGAGCCCTGCGCGCGCTCGGCGCCGGCCCGCTCGACGGCCAGCTTCGCCGAGTCCACGCGGTTGACCTGGCCCATGCCGACGCCGACCGACGCACCGTCCTTGGCGAGCAGGATGGCGTTGGACTTGACGGCCCGGCAGGCCTTCCAGGCGAAGGCGAGGCCGGCGAGCTCCTCCGCGGAGAGGGCCTCGCCGGTGGCCAGCGTCCAGTGCGCCGGGTCGTCGCCCTCCGCCTGGAAGAGGTCGCTCTGCTGGAGCAGCGCGCCGCCGCTGATGGGCTTGAGGTCACCGGGCTGGTGCGGGGTGCCGTCGACCCTGAGGACGCGGATGTTCTTCTTGCGGGCGAGGATCTCGACGGCGCCGTCCTCGTACGCGGGGGCCGCGATGACCTCGGTGAAGATCTCGGCCACCTGCTCGGCGAGCTCGACGGTCACCGGACGGTTGACGGCGATGACGCCGCCGAAGGCCGAGAGCGGGTCGCAGGCGTGCGCCTTGCGGTGGGCCGCCGCCACGTCCGCGTCCACCGCGATGCCGCACGGGTTGGCGTGCTTGATGATCGCGACGCAGGGCTCGTCGTGGTCGTAGGCGGCGCGGCGGGCGGCCTCGGTGTCCACGTAGTTGTTGAAGGACATCTCCTTGCCGTGCAGCTGCTCGGCGTTGGCGAGCCCGCCCGGCTGGCCGTCCGTGTAGAGCGCGGCGGCCTGGTGCGGGTTCTCGCCGTAGCGCAGGGTCGACTTGCGCTCCCAGGCGCCGGCCAGGAACTCGGGCAGCACGGCCTCGGGCTCCGGGGCGTACGCGTTCGTGAACCAGGTGGCGACGGCCACGTCGTAGGCCGCGGTGTGCTGGAAGGCCTCGGCCGCGAGCCGCTTGCGGGCGGACAGGTCGAAGCCGCCGCCGCGGGCCGCCTCGATGACGTCGGCGTAGCGGGCGGGGCTGGTGACCACCGCGACGGACGGGTGGTTCTTGGCGGCGGCGCGGACCATCGACGGGCCGCCGATGTCGATCTGCTCGACGCACTCGTCGGGGGTGGCGCCCGACTGCACGGTCTCCAGGAACGGGTACAGGTTGACGATCACCAGGTCGAAGGGCTCCACGCCCAGCTCGGCGAGCTGGTTGCGGTGGTCCTCCAGGCGCAGGTCGGCGAGGATGCCGGCGTGTACGCGCGGGTGCAGGGTCTTGACCCGGCCGTCGAGGCACTCGGGGAAGCCGGTCAGCTCCTCGACCTTGGTGACGGGCACTCCGGCGGCGGCGATCCGGCCGGCCGTGGAGCCCGTGGAGACCAGCGCGACGCCCGCCTCGTGCAGGCCGCGGGCCAGCTCTTCCAATCCCGTCTTGTCGTAGACGCTGACGAGCGCACGCCGGATGGGACGCCGGGTCGTGGTCGGGTCGTTGCTCGCTGCGCTCTCTGCGGCGGTCACTGGATTGTTACCTTTCGTCCCTCAATGCGGTAGCCGTGCCGGGCCAGACGCCCCACGACATCGACGAGCAGCGTGCGCTCGACTTCCTTGATGCGCTCGTGCAGAGCGGCTTCGTCGTCCTCGTCCCGGACACCGACCACACCCTGGGCGATGATCGGACCGGTGTCCACGCCGCTGTCCACGAAGTGGACGGTGCAGCCGGTGACCTTCGCCCCGTAGGCGAGGGCGTCCCGTACGCCGTGCGCGCCGGGGAAGGCGGGGAGGAGGGCGGGATGGGTGTTGACGAACCGGCCGCCGAAGCGGTCGATGAACGCCTCGCCCACGATCTTCATGAACCCCGCGGAGACCACCAGGTCCGGCGCGTGCGCGTCGGTGGCCTCGGTGAGCGCGACGTCCCACTGCGCGCGGCTCCCGTATGCCTTCACCGGGCAGACGAAGGTGGGGATCCCCGCCTTCTCGGCCCGCTCCAGACCGGCGATGCCCGCCCGGTCGGCCCCGACGGCGACGACTTCGGCGCCGAAGCCCTCGGCTCCGCCGGGGTGCGCGTCGATGGCGTCGAGCAGGGCCTGGAGGTTGGTGCCGGAACCGGAGACCAGCACGACCAGGCGGGAGGCGGGCATGGGAGGCCCTTTCTCGGGGGAACGCGGGAACACGGTGTTCGTCTTTGTGTGGTCATACGAAACTTCGGGGTACCGATATACGGGGAACCATACGAAGCCGCCGACCGCCTGCAACGATACCGGCACACCGGACCGCCCCCGAGGGACGGGGGCACGGCCGACAGGTAGCGTCTGGCGTACAAGCCGCAAACAGGGCCCACCTCGCCACGACGTCTCCGCGACGTCCATGACACAGGGGAAGAAACACACCCGATGCCGGACCGCCGCCAGCCCGAGTCCCCCACCGACGACAATCCCTTCGCGGCTCCCCCGGAAGGCCGGCCCGACCAGCCGTGGCAGCCGCGCGCCGGCGGCGACGGCCACGGCGGCGGGGGCGGCGACGGCCGGGGGGACGGCCCCAAGGACGGCAACGGCCGCGGCCCGGCCCGCTGGGACCCCACCGACCCGATCCAGCGCCGCGCCCGGTACGCCCTGCTGGCCGGCATGTGGGGCTTCTTCTTCGGGATCTTCGGCATCCCGTCGGTGGGCCTGCTGCTGGGCGCGCTCGCCCTCTACTGGGGGATCAGCGCCCTGCGCGGCAAGCCGGCCGCCGCGACCGGCACGACGTCGGCGGCGGGCTCCCCGGCCGCCGGCCCGCAGTCGGCGCAGGCCCCCGCCCGGGGCGGTCTCGCGGCCCTCGGCGACGCGGCCCGCCCCCAGCGGGCGGCGGCGGTGAGCGGCCTGGTCACGGCCTCGCTCGCGATCCTGCTGGCGCTGAGCTCGTACGCCCTGCAGCTCGCGTACAAGGACTTCTACGTGTGCCGCGACGACGCCCTGACGAGCACCGCGGAACTCCAGTGCAACAGCCTCCTGCCGGACAACGTCGTGGGCGACGTCCTCAAGGTCCGCCAGTAGGCCCCCGCGGCCGGGGCGCGTCCACCGGGCCCCGGCCGCGCGGCCACCGAGGGGTTCAGGCGCGCGGTGTGCGCCGGGGCATGACCCGGACCCCGGCCGCAGCCTGCGCGGCCGGCGGCTCCGGCGGCCGCGGCGGCTCCGGCGACTGCGAGGGGGCCGGAGGCTTCGCCGGCACCGGGACCGTCGTCGGCGCCGGGACCGGGTTCAGGTTCAGCCCGGGTACGACCGTCACCCTGCGCGGCGGCCGGACCGCGGGCGCCGCGTCCGCGACCGGCGGCCCGGACGGCGGCGCGGGCTCCACGGCCGGGTCCGGAGCAGCCGGTCTCTGAGCGGACGGGTCCGGAGCAGCCGGTCTCTGAGCGGACGGGTCCGGAGCAGCCGGTCGCCGAGCGGACGGGTCCGGGGCCGGAGCCGCATGGTGCGACGGCGCCGGTGCGGGCGCCGCGGGGGGCCGGGGCCCGGGTGCCGTGCGCTCCGGGGCCGGTGCGGGCGCCGGGCCCGGGGCGCGGTCCTGCGCCGCCGTGAAGTCCGGGACCAGGGTGCCGGCCGCGCGGCGCAGCGCCGCCCAGCGGGCCTCCCGTACCCCCGTGTCGTGCCAGCCGTCCTCCTCGGCGAGGGCCGAGCCGGCCGCGGGCCGGGTGCGCCACGCGTGCACCGCCACCGCCAGCGGCACGGCCAGCAGCAGCGTCCAGCCGAAGGCCGCCGCCCCGGTGGCCCACCACACCGGCCCGAAGTCGGCCAGCGCCCGGGTGCCCAGGGGGCCCGCCGAGGCCGCCGCGAGCGCGGCCGTGGCCAGCCCGCAGACCAGCGCGCCCAGGGCCGCGGTGAGCGCGGTCTCCCCGTACGACACCTCGCGGGCCCGGCGCACCGCGAACCAGCCCACGGCCAGCCCGGCGGCCACCGGGATCACGACGACCGCCCAGGTCAGCGGCGTACCGGGACCCTCGGGCGGGAGCCCCGCGAGCAGCGGGAACCGGGGCAGCGCGGGCGATCCGGTGAAGCCGAGCGGAGTGGCGGTGGCCCCCGCGCCCAGCGCGAAGCCGGGGCCCAGACCGTACGCCGCGCCCCACACCATGGCGTTGGGGACCAGCGCGAGCGCGAGCAGCAGGACCGCGAACCGCCCGGACCAGACCCCGGTCAGGGTCAGGAACGACATCTGCACCTCGGCGCCGTGCCAGGCCAGCGAGACCGCGACCAGCAGCGCGCCGCCGCCCAGGAGGACCAGGGCGCCGCCCGCCCCGGCCCGGAGCGCCAGCGCGTAACGGGGGCGCGTGACGGCCCTGCGCACGCCCCCCGGCAGCCAGGCCGGCAGCGGACCGAGCGGGTACCCCCGGGCCGCCCACACCCCGCCGCCGGCGGCCAGCGCGGCCACCAGCGGGACGTGCCAGGCCGCGCTGAGCGGATCGGCGGGCATGGGACCGCCGGCGGCGTACGCGGTGGCCAGGCAGCCGACGGCCAGATAGCCGCACAGCACGGCGGAGAACACGGCCGTCGCGGGCAGCACCTCCTCGCCGCCCTCCTCCTCGGCCGCACTGCCCAGCCGGGCCGCGCGGCGCGTGAGCAGCACCGGCAGCGCGACGAGCAGCAGGGGTGTCACCCCGACGGGCGCGGGCACCCCGGACAGGGTCTCGTAGCGCACCAGCTCCGTGCCGTGCGCGAGCAGCCACAGCCCGGCGGCGAGGTGCAGGGCCCCGCCGGGGCCGCTGTCCGGATAGGGGGAGCTGATCCACAGCACGATGACGAGCACGGCGAGGAAGCCGAGCCCGAGTCCGGCGGCCACGGCGCCGCCCACCACGCATGCGGCGGCGGCCGGGGAACGGCGCCTCCCGGTGGTCCGCGGGGGTGTGGACAACGGGTTCCCGCGTTCGGTCACTTGGGTCACACCGCCATGGTGCCAACGACACGCGCTATGGACGGGTAACAGGCGAATGCCCGTGGTGTCGCTCAATATACGTTTATGTACTTTTTCGCCCAGAGCGGTCGGGTCGCGGGGAGTGTGGCATGACACAAAGCGTCGAGACGACCTCGGAGCTGAGCCTCCCGTCCCCGAAGGAGCGCCGCAGACTGCGCGAAGCGGCGGGCCTGACGCACGACGAGGTGGCGGCCGCGGTGGGCGTCACCCCGACCACCGTCCGGTCCTGGGAGACGGGCCGCACCCACCCGAGGGGCCGAAAACGCGAGGCCTACGCCAAGCTCCTGGCCGCCCTGACCCCAGCGCCCGCGACCCGGGCCGCCCCGCCCGCGGGGGACTCCGAGCCCCCCGCCGCGGCGCCGCCCGACCCGGAGGCCCCGACCGGCAAGGCCGAGCCCCCGCCGGAAGCACCGGCCGGGCCGCACGCGGGCGGGACGGCCCCCGCCCCGCCCCAGGCCACGGGCCCGCACACGAAACCGGACACGGACGCGGGCACCCACGACAACGCGCACCCGGGCGCGGGCCCGCACGGGAACCCGGCAACGGCCACGGACACCGGCACAGCCATCGACACCGGCACCGGCACCGGCACCGGCCCGACCCCGGACACCACTCGGGCCGCGGCCACCGCCGCGCCCCCGACCGGGGACGCCGACACGGCCCCGGGCCCGGACACCGCAACCGTCCCCGGCGCGCCCCCGGGCCGGGGCCCGGACACCCTCACGGACCCGCCCACGGGCGGATCCGCAGTGGGCAGCGCGAGTCCGGCCGCGACCCCGGACTCCGCCCCGGCCCCGGATCCCGACCCCGCTCCGGATCCGGGGGTAGAGGGGCCGTCGGCGCCCGCCGCGGACGGGACCCGGCCGACGCCCGTGCAGGCCTTCGACGCGCTCTACGCGTACGCCGCGCCCGCCCTCACCCGGCAGACCTACCTGCTCACCGGCCGCCGCTCCCTCGCCCTGGAGGCGGTGGAGCAGGCGTTCCGGCTGGCCTGGGCGCGCTGGCCCGAGGTGGCCACCGACCCGGACCCGGTGGGCTGGGTGCGGGCGACGGCGTACGAGCACGCCCTCTCCCCCTGGCACCGGTTCCGGCGGTCCCACCGCCACCCGGACGAGCCGCCCGTCGAGCCCGCCGACCGGATCCTCCTGGACGCGGTGCTGTCCCTGCCCCCGATCCACCGCCGCACCGTCGTCCTCTACGACGGCGTCGGCCTCGACCTGCCCGACACCGCCGCCGAGACCGAGGCCAGCACGCCCACCGCGGGCCTGCGGCTGCTGCGCGCGCACGCCGACCTCTCCGACCGGATCCCCGAGCTGGCCGCCGTACCGCCCGAGAAGCAGTCGGCGCTGCTGCGCGACCGGATCACCGCGCTGCGGCCGGCCGTACCGCTGGAACCCCGGCCCCCCGCCCTGGTCCGCGGCGCCGCGGAACAGCGCAGCCGGATGTGGACCCGCGCCGCCCTCGGGCTGACCGCGGCGATCATGGTGGCGACCGCGTACACCGTCGCGACCGCGCCCACCCGCTACGAGCCCCCGCGCTCCCCCGGCGCGAACGTCTCCGGCGTTCCCCCGCACAGCGGCCCCCAGCGGAGCACGGAGGAGAGCCGGCAGCTGCACGACAAGCTGCGCGCGGACCCGGTGTCGGCCGGTCCGGGCCGCGTCCGCCCCGGGCTCGGCTGACGCACGGGACACGGAACGGGCGTGGCCCGCACCCCCGGAAGGGTGCGGGCCACGCCCGTACGCGCGCACGGCGCACCGCCGCGCCGGATCCGGCGCGGCCGCTGCTACTGGGCGGCGTTGAGGATCTCGCGCGCCAGCTTGGCGGTCTCGGTCGGCGTCTTGCCGACCTTCACGCCGGCGGCCTCAAGGGCTTCCTTCTTGGCCTGTGCGGTGCCGGAAGAACCGGAGACGATGGCGCCGGCGTGGCCCATGGTCTTGCCCTCGGGGGCGGTGAAGCCCGCGACGTAGCCGACGACCGGCTTGGTGACGTGCTTGGCGATGTAGTCCGCAGCACGCTCCTCGGCGTCGCCGCCGATCTCGCCGATCATGACGATCAGGTCGGTGTCGGGGTCCGCCTCGAACGCCTCCAGGGCGTCGATGTGCGTGGTGCCGATGACCGGGTCGCCGCCGATGCCGACGGCGGAGGAGAAGCCGATGTCACGGAGCTCGTACATCATCTGGTAGGTCAGCGTGCCGGACTTGGACACGAGACCGATGCGGCCGGGCTTGGTGATGTCGCCCGGGATGATGCCGGCGTTGGACTGGCCGGGGGTGATCAGACCCGGGCAGTTCGGGCCGATGATCCGGGTCTTGTTGCCCTTGGCGGACGCGTACGCCCAGAAGGCGGCGGAGTCGTGCACCGCGATGCCCTCGGTGATGACGACGGCCAGCGGGATCTCGGCGTCGATGGCCTCGACGACGGCGGCCTTCGAGAACGCCGGCGGGACGAAGAGGACGGAGACGTTGGCGCCCGTCTTCTCGATCGCCTCGGCGACCGATCCGAAGACCGGGACCTCGGTGCCGTCGAAGTCGACGGTGGTGCCGGCCTTGCGCGGGTTCACGCCGCCGACGATGTTGGTGCCGTCAGCCAGCATCAGCTTGGTGTGCTTCATGCCCGTGGCACCGGTCATGCCCTGGACGATGACCTTGCTGTCCTTGTTGAGGAAGATAGCCATGTGAGTCTGTGACCTCTGCCCTTACTTCGCAGCCGCGAGCTCGGCGGCCTTGTCGGCCGCGCCGTCCATGGTGTCCACGCGCTGCACCAGCGGGTGGTTGGCGTCCGAGAGGATCTTGCGACCCAGCTCGGCGTTGTTGCCGTCGAGGCGGACGACGAGCGGCTTGGTGACCTCTTCGCCCTTGTCCTTGAGCAGCTGGAGCGCCTGGACGATGCCGTTGGCGACCTC
Above is a window of Streptomyces subrutilus DNA encoding:
- a CDS encoding LysR family transcriptional regulator, which produces MLDVKRMVLLRDLAEHGRVTAVADLHGVTPSAVSQQLRALEAEAGAGLVEREGRGLRLTPAGTALAAACEPVLAALERAEAAVRALDAEPSGELAVGCAPSALATVAAPLVAELGLRHPGLRPRLVQCDPEDALPLLRGRRLDLAVTYAYPLLGAPPAPGTTAVPLFADPLCLALPEALLPAYERTGLGALRDRAWVSAPAPSSCREMLLHACRGAGFTPYVAHACADLRSGLALVATGRAVSILPKLLCDAPPPGAVVRELPGPGRTFQAVVRAGTEARPAVAATLAALRVVVSGR
- a CDS encoding DUF3017 domain-containing protein produces the protein MRADPGAEPAGGRPAGAAGEGAAGAGAAEGAAGSVPGSAAGSASGDPAGAEAAEPARSRRFPSVTRDTARPEGSGRAVPGAVSAPARQWPMLSVLAATAAGLLVTALGHPRIGCLVIGAALIAASAMRRMLPSVGMLAVRSRFTDMVTYGLLGVAITLLALVMEPEPLLEIPFLETVVRFTVR
- a CDS encoding bifunctional methylenetetrahydrofolate dehydrogenase/methenyltetrahydrofolate cyclohydrolase — translated: MTAQILDGKATAAAIKSELTGRVAALKARGVTPGLGTLLVGDDPGSRWYVNGKHKDCAEVGIASIQRELPATASQEDIEAVVRELNDNPECTGYIVQLPLPKGIDTNRVLELMDPAKDADGLHPMSLGRLVLNEPGPLPCTPYGIVELLRHHGVEIDGAHVVVLGRGITVGRSIGLLLTRKSENATVTLCHTGTRDLSGLLRQADIVVAAAGVPHLVKPEDVKPGAAVLDVGVSRDENGRIVGDVHPGVAEVAGWISPNPGGVGPMTRAQLLVNVVEAAERTTSAG
- the purH gene encoding bifunctional phosphoribosylaminoimidazolecarboxamide formyltransferase/IMP cyclohydrolase; the protein is MTAAESAASNDPTTTRRPIRRALVSVYDKTGLEELARGLHEAGVALVSTGSTAGRIAAAGVPVTKVEELTGFPECLDGRVKTLHPRVHAGILADLRLEDHRNQLAELGVEPFDLVIVNLYPFLETVQSGATPDECVEQIDIGGPSMVRAAAKNHPSVAVVTSPARYADVIEAARGGGFDLSARKRLAAEAFQHTAAYDVAVATWFTNAYAPEPEAVLPEFLAGAWERKSTLRYGENPHQAAALYTDGQPGGLANAEQLHGKEMSFNNYVDTEAARRAAYDHDEPCVAIIKHANPCGIAVDADVAAAHRKAHACDPLSAFGGVIAVNRPVTVELAEQVAEIFTEVIAAPAYEDGAVEILARKKNIRVLRVDGTPHQPGDLKPISGGALLQQSDLFQAEGDDPAHWTLATGEALSAEELAGLAFAWKACRAVKSNAILLAKDGASVGVGMGQVNRVDSAKLAVERAGAERAQGSYAASDAFFPFPDGLEILTDAGIKAVVQPGGSVRDEQVVEAARKAGVTMYFTGTRHFFH
- the purN gene encoding phosphoribosylglycinamide formyltransferase, with translation MPASRLVVLVSGSGTNLQALLDAIDAHPGGAEGFGAEVVAVGADRAGIAGLERAEKAGIPTFVCPVKAYGSRAQWDVALTEATDAHAPDLVVSAGFMKIVGEAFIDRFGGRFVNTHPALLPAFPGAHGVRDALAYGAKVTGCTVHFVDSGVDTGPIIAQGVVGVRDEDDEAALHERIKEVERTLLVDVVGRLARHGYRIEGRKVTIQ
- a CDS encoding DUF6350 family protein, which translates into the protein MTQVTERGNPLSTPPRTTGRRRSPAAAACVVGGAVAAGLGLGFLAVLVIVLWISSPYPDSGPGGALHLAAGLWLLAHGTELVRYETLSGVPAPVGVTPLLLVALPVLLTRRAARLGSAAEEEGGEEVLPATAVFSAVLCGYLAVGCLATAYAAGGPMPADPLSAAWHVPLVAALAAGGGVWAARGYPLGPLPAWLPGGVRRAVTRPRYALALRAGAGGALVLLGGGALLVAVSLAWHGAEVQMSFLTLTGVWSGRFAVLLLALALVPNAMVWGAAYGLGPGFALGAGATATPLGFTGSPALPRFPLLAGLPPEGPGTPLTWAVVVIPVAAGLAVGWFAVRRAREVSYGETALTAALGALVCGLATAALAAASAGPLGTRALADFGPVWWATGAAAFGWTLLLAVPLAVAVHAWRTRPAAGSALAEEDGWHDTGVREARWAALRRAAGTLVPDFTAAQDRAPGPAPAPAPERTAPGPRPPAAPAPAPSHHAAPAPDPSARRPAAPDPSAQRPAAPDPSAQRPAAPDPAVEPAPPSGPPVADAAPAVRPPRRVTVVPGLNLNPVPAPTTVPVPAKPPAPSQSPEPPRPPEPPAAQAAAGVRVMPRRTPRA
- a CDS encoding helix-turn-helix domain-containing protein, with the translated sequence MTQSVETTSELSLPSPKERRRLREAAGLTHDEVAAAVGVTPTTVRSWETGRTHPRGRKREAYAKLLAALTPAPATRAAPPAGDSEPPAAAPPDPEAPTGKAEPPPEAPAGPHAGGTAPAPPQATGPHTKPDTDAGTHDNAHPGAGPHGNPATATDTGTAIDTGTGTGTGPTPDTTRAAATAAPPTGDADTAPGPDTATVPGAPPGRGPDTLTDPPTGGSAVGSASPAATPDSAPAPDPDPAPDPGVEGPSAPAADGTRPTPVQAFDALYAYAAPALTRQTYLLTGRRSLALEAVEQAFRLAWARWPEVATDPDPVGWVRATAYEHALSPWHRFRRSHRHPDEPPVEPADRILLDAVLSLPPIHRRTVVLYDGVGLDLPDTAAETEASTPTAGLRLLRAHADLSDRIPELAAVPPEKQSALLRDRITALRPAVPLEPRPPALVRGAAEQRSRMWTRAALGLTAAIMVATAYTVATAPTRYEPPRSPGANVSGVPPHSGPQRSTEESRQLHDKLRADPVSAGPGRVRPGLG
- the sucD gene encoding succinate--CoA ligase subunit alpha, which produces MAIFLNKDSKVIVQGMTGATGMKHTKLMLADGTNIVGGVNPRKAGTTVDFDGTEVPVFGSVAEAIEKTGANVSVLFVPPAFSKAAVVEAIDAEIPLAVVITEGIAVHDSAAFWAYASAKGNKTRIIGPNCPGLITPGQSNAGIIPGDITKPGRIGLVSKSGTLTYQMMYELRDIGFSSAVGIGGDPVIGTTHIDALEAFEADPDTDLIVMIGEIGGDAEERAADYIAKHVTKPVVGYVAGFTAPEGKTMGHAGAIVSGSSGTAQAKKEALEAAGVKVGKTPTETAKLAREILNAAQ